The following are encoded in a window of Ruficoccus amylovorans genomic DNA:
- a CDS encoding PQQ-dependent sugar dehydrogenase produces the protein MNPVRNLLLSLLLLPLPLTAQLPNQNPAQPPLAPAADGLRLPAGFKAEVVHPGVGPARHLSVRANGDIYVRLSKETEGGGIAALRDTNGDGTYDQVEYFGPGTGTGIALATVPTTAGDIEYLYYSTATEVLRQEFAGRELVPAGPVETVVEGFPRQHAHNAKSIALDGEGRLFVNSGAPSNACQEQPRTPGSKGIVNCPQLEQGGGIWVFDAATTDQRQTDGKRFATGLRNCVALAWNPAANQLYTVMHGRDQLDFLFPKLFSQEDNARLPAEEMHLLKEGSNAGWPYTYWDPFANRRMLAPEYGGQPDTAWKPGLIRGLDGGDDFQAPVIALPAHWAPNALVFYTSSQFPERYQGGAFIAFHGSWNRAPLPQGGYNVVFVPFDGEQASGGWENFADGFAGEPEVISPGSARARPCGLAVGPDGSLYISDSRQGRLWRISYED, from the coding sequence ATGAACCCAGTTCGCAACCTCCTTCTCAGCCTCCTGCTCCTGCCTTTGCCGCTGACCGCCCAGCTCCCCAACCAGAACCCCGCCCAGCCTCCGCTGGCTCCCGCCGCAGACGGGCTGAGACTTCCCGCCGGATTCAAAGCCGAAGTCGTCCACCCCGGCGTCGGCCCCGCCCGCCACCTCAGCGTCCGCGCCAACGGGGACATTTACGTGCGCCTGAGCAAGGAAACCGAAGGCGGAGGCATCGCCGCCCTGCGCGACACCAACGGCGACGGTACTTACGATCAGGTCGAGTATTTCGGCCCCGGTACCGGGACGGGTATCGCGCTGGCCACCGTTCCCACCACCGCCGGTGACATTGAATACCTCTACTACTCCACCGCAACCGAGGTGCTGCGCCAGGAATTCGCCGGGCGCGAACTCGTCCCCGCCGGGCCGGTTGAAACCGTCGTCGAAGGCTTCCCGCGCCAGCACGCCCACAACGCCAAATCCATCGCGCTCGACGGCGAGGGCCGGCTCTTTGTCAACTCCGGCGCCCCCTCCAACGCCTGCCAGGAACAACCTCGCACCCCCGGCTCAAAGGGCATCGTCAACTGCCCCCAGCTTGAACAGGGCGGCGGCATCTGGGTCTTTGACGCCGCCACGACCGACCAGCGGCAGACCGACGGGAAACGCTTCGCGACCGGCCTTCGCAACTGCGTGGCCCTGGCCTGGAATCCGGCCGCCAACCAGCTCTACACCGTCATGCACGGGCGCGATCAACTCGATTTCCTGTTCCCCAAGCTCTTCTCCCAGGAAGACAACGCCCGCCTCCCCGCCGAGGAAATGCACCTGCTCAAAGAGGGCAGCAACGCGGGCTGGCCCTACACCTACTGGGACCCCTTCGCCAACCGGCGCATGCTCGCTCCCGAATACGGCGGCCAGCCGGACACCGCCTGGAAACCCGGCCTGATCCGGGGGCTCGACGGGGGAGACGACTTCCAAGCCCCCGTCATCGCTCTTCCCGCCCACTGGGCCCCAAACGCACTCGTCTTTTATACCAGTTCCCAATTCCCCGAGCGCTATCAGGGCGGCGCGTTCATCGCCTTCCACGGCTCCTGGAACCGTGCCCCGCTCCCGCAAGGCGGGTACAACGTGGTCTTCGTTCCCTTCGACGGCGAGCAAGCCTCCGGCGGTTGGGAAAACTTCGCTGACGGCTTCGCGGGCGAGCCCGAAGTCATCAGCCCCGGCTCAGCCCGCGCGCGCCCCTGCGGCCTGGCCGTGGGCCCCGACGGCAGCCTCTACATCAGCGACTCTCGCCAAGGCCGACTCTGGCGTATCAGCTACGAGGATTAA
- a CDS encoding DUF4043 family protein: MSIELDKVTLLSELKAKDPNFAKKIWSRKIKHDARNKNPFKPLMGQDGSGMPICEKTDLNKMGGETVTFTTTAELGGQGRKGEEELKTHTNIFDFGTYGVTVGERAWAVSYNKLLQFLRLRGDDMSVEQLANSVCANWWGQMETDDIQQMFLRIARLVAPRNMKRVNNRTSQDDLTLADTLNTGGIEYMQQALITNGATPIYVEKEKYGGEVPQYILFSTWQNAASLEDEQKFRDVMREAAARGDKNPYFTGRLPQWKNTVVLRDNVVISSSTGRLARPIQPIAHLGQALADESATTITGGGLRNSDASRTDPALFDYFANFPGFGWTFYEGESTPADANTYYAIIYNLTDGKYEGISYTAANNNGNRLASVTREVATILPTDNARYSNAHPSDSLIIPCTKNGVPLGWSIAMGAEALLLAKGAYDAEPIQHSDDYDRVKGRGIHGIRGYGSPKDTIGRFPNFQVLEHAVEIPGVSLVDMSA, encoded by the coding sequence ATGAGTATCGAACTCGATAAAGTCACTCTCCTGAGCGAGTTGAAGGCTAAAGACCCCAACTTCGCCAAGAAAATCTGGTCTCGTAAAATCAAGCACGACGCCAGGAACAAGAATCCCTTCAAGCCGCTGATGGGCCAGGACGGCTCCGGTATGCCCATCTGCGAGAAGACCGACCTGAACAAGATGGGCGGCGAGACCGTCACCTTTACGACTACCGCCGAACTCGGCGGGCAGGGGCGCAAGGGTGAAGAGGAACTCAAGACCCACACCAATATCTTCGACTTCGGCACCTACGGGGTCACGGTCGGCGAACGGGCCTGGGCGGTTTCCTACAACAAACTCCTGCAGTTCCTGCGCCTGCGCGGGGACGACATGAGCGTCGAACAGCTCGCCAACTCGGTCTGCGCCAACTGGTGGGGACAGATGGAGACGGACGACATTCAGCAGATGTTCCTGCGCATCGCCCGTCTGGTTGCGCCCCGCAACATGAAGCGGGTGAACAACCGCACCAGCCAGGACGACCTGACGCTGGCCGACACCCTCAACACCGGCGGCATCGAGTACATGCAGCAGGCGCTGATTACCAATGGCGCGACGCCGATTTACGTGGAAAAGGAAAAGTACGGTGGCGAAGTGCCGCAGTACATCCTGTTCTCCACCTGGCAAAATGCCGCCTCCCTCGAGGACGAGCAGAAGTTCCGCGATGTCATGCGCGAAGCGGCTGCCCGCGGTGACAAGAACCCGTATTTCACGGGGCGCTTGCCGCAGTGGAAGAACACGGTCGTTCTGCGCGATAACGTCGTCATCAGCTCCTCGACCGGCCGTCTGGCCCGTCCGATTCAGCCGATTGCCCACCTCGGGCAGGCGCTGGCGGACGAAAGCGCCACGACCATCACCGGCGGCGGTCTGCGCAACTCGGACGCCTCCCGCACCGATCCGGCGCTGTTCGACTACTTCGCGAACTTCCCCGGCTTTGGCTGGACCTTCTACGAAGGCGAATCGACCCCGGCGGATGCCAACACGTACTACGCGATCATCTACAATCTGACCGATGGCAAGTACGAGGGCATCAGCTACACGGCGGCCAACAACAACGGCAACCGTCTGGCGAGCGTGACCCGCGAGGTGGCCACGATCCTGCCGACGGACAATGCGCGGTACTCCAACGCTCACCCCTCGGACTCGCTCATCATCCCCTGCACCAAGAACGGGGTTCCGCTGGGCTGGTCCATCGCCATGGGCGCGGAAGCGCTGCTCCTGGCCAAGGGCGCTTACGATGCCGAGCCCATCCAGCACTCGGACGACTACGATCGGGTGAAGGGCCGGGGCATCCACGGCATCCGCGGCTACGGCTCGCCGAAGGACACCATCGGGCGGTTCCCGAACTTCCAGGTGCTCGAACACGCGGTCGAAATCCCGGGGGTCAGTCTGGTGGACATGTCCGCCTAA
- a CDS encoding LPD38 domain-containing protein — protein sequence MPDPQSISKQMRSTQPEREKQIQTPTAPSEADALRSAIEKRTQERDAWLKSEGRKLLNRQGEFDPDGDSPFARSIRDLSKITNRDPDRDAKVAKLEREKKALLGTHARYQDDIDYFDKRLIGIQRKEMLENARSINTPGMPRPSESQPLNLLPDPAQVMQQQQTAATAAAMDRLQANRQPVNPVNDVFAPGQMPHAGQPEGYHRVVEGQPDGSTQVKDVPPAQPVSFAQMRANAQQPRQAAVTAASGTPGATPKPRGDEFGMLRRMKAEGVTHVGSQPIDKMIRLYAGTDNEGDVKRLERWVKMNGRIGEIDAAFDYEGDGMHAGVRDSLTKERAFLQKALDRQTAKADPRLRQRYVDLTRDPTLGEKVHAGASNFAEGLGNTLVDTLDFAGRQVARGANAVGAEIDLKDNYYANYMQAMREVAAEWGPDVPDAVRKKLEDDFVTGDLSQGLGSAAGFMLPGAAVGRLSKVAGLSDKAIKLLTHGAVAVEGAAVNGNQLWHEVLDANTEIMQRAESMLANEQITQRDYDAIMAQVERQAAGAEAWGAVIGTTEAIPLGTIAGRLAKVRGADTVVGKYLNKVVTEGKTPAATWMKKQGVKALKASFEGTEEFTQEALSNTLNNLVARGDLPLADGWDKDREIYDMQTVESGQVGFVTGALLSAISQALPGKQRIRKKREGAETGKPAEATPPAEGQADPFTPAENAPEAPAGNDTAVPADGDTTAQPPQGEQEATGGQQPSSPVDTDEDMSNDGELPAKRYFAQAQTADGQTVTLESLDSPMDINRQATEQGLTIQGTIKSELVEPDPATQEVAPATQEVAQSEMATNEQSGFVPAVDPATPSGRRTIAIGEAVGLSEQGQRAVKQAFDIVFQERPELADSLNVELVSDADFKQRFGQSSAGVQVESDGDGVSIVLNREHPSMQGDKAVTSVFHETGHVVGRALDGFIAEEWGKLSAQQRKAAAAQYSQALSEMPEAELADSYQARQEWFTYQWHRLATGEVNAAQLAKEGYPKQFVQKLQQLVEQFRALVKDWIGDANLSTEALDKRIREILGNYKSTLAEQNAPAGERQTGKPSMREPKPAAKQAASSVSGRKQVSPKAGKPSSTSTAMKELRSPDSAASNAPSANEPTTIRIARQKLPDVIIAHPLATATAHPDYKAAKLGDIDAAYRLARDLVDDTVIERVRESLGSNLDSTVIGVRAQEGQGDNMIPLMVADRLAQALGLELDSSIYQSNRPERTKKDGLDRIFSQVEFAGPVVKDGKYFMVDDTLSQGGTFMGLASHIEANGGEVIGAFTLTGKQYSRRLQLSDPVLKKVREKYGDLEAQFRQATGYGFDALSESEARYLATFKQADRVRDRILEEADASSAGKGKGTGRDGSSEGSEGVALFAPSDGMTEEQRAVYQRVNASLEDKRSYRQRFLDWRNRVLNYDLFREKVVDDLHGIRRMAREIYGEGADFHLDAIDHPWKMAHLTRELGDIMSAWMERGTYRMEKSGDISHNEKSKGFAQIIEPLEAYEHKNPETGKAEKLNLLPSWESYVSAYRADRLLEEGREHNFGFDRAGYDAAIAEGKDVEPIQFWDAKRAREEIDAALSLAKTYPVLEKVRKEYAQWNKALLDFAESAGIIDPEKRKQWDNQDYVPFFRVAEEAEVEAEMVRTGKVTGPKGRETLRHRIYPKRLKGGFGQVAVLENITMNMQYLLQSSLVNQTKQKVADLGVRDNRFIEREPVKPTAFKTDKKELLTRLAEERYEELKAAGELPARWKGKSDFVKNIVSRAMAGDFAALGIDAGTLDAQISLWRAQAPTAPNIMTVMVKGKPQYFKVNDPMLLRSVIAMGPENYKKFLDKVLKYLGIPKKILTNMVTLNPGFFLVSNPARDTVAVWVQQHQKMKLGVDAAKGWAEAMKKEGRLANTLSGAGAGGGTYHALTTSQARKAIAKMTKRQRQAYRSSLLDTPQKVGAFFMRLVHASENANRYAVAKRVMQEGKSNLEAAFQAKDVINFTSKGGSVAVQILTQTIPFLNARIQGLERLARGGKTAPGNRKLLGMRREFATHGLMIMGASMILLALNWDDERYWELPQWEREQYHHIFIGKEHFRIPKAFEVGAIFSTIPELLMSEGHSKQDSDLTGGIKRMITSTFALDWPQVVKPFVEMWQNRKSFTDAPILGLGDQFKLPEDQYNEFTSETARVVADAMPDNAPEWMRSPKRLEALWQGYTGTLGMYAMDMSDMLVRKAANMPDSPAKNWKDWPVLSGMVGRFWRSETPRPNRYVGEFYDMYNVLQEATQRAEYYRRAGKVEQLGKVIDENLLVLDNETVLKNAYADIADIREAQQDIMADPVMSAEDKKAAMDELTRKRNELAKQAVKEVGN from the coding sequence GTGCCAGACCCTCAATCGATTAGTAAGCAGATGCGCTCGACTCAGCCTGAACGCGAGAAGCAGATTCAGACGCCGACGGCCCCGAGCGAGGCCGATGCTTTACGCAGCGCGATTGAAAAGCGGACGCAGGAGCGTGATGCCTGGCTCAAAAGCGAAGGGCGGAAGCTGTTGAACCGACAGGGTGAATTTGACCCTGATGGTGACAGCCCGTTTGCCCGTTCCATCAGAGACCTTAGCAAGATCACTAACCGCGATCCAGATCGGGATGCGAAGGTGGCAAAACTAGAACGCGAGAAGAAGGCATTGCTTGGAACGCATGCTCGGTATCAGGACGACATCGATTATTTCGACAAGCGACTGATCGGGATTCAGCGCAAGGAAATGCTGGAAAATGCCCGGAGTATCAACACGCCGGGTATGCCGCGTCCGAGCGAAAGCCAACCGTTGAACCTGCTGCCCGACCCGGCGCAGGTCATGCAGCAGCAACAGACGGCGGCAACAGCGGCGGCGATGGATCGCCTGCAGGCCAACCGCCAGCCGGTGAACCCGGTCAACGATGTCTTCGCGCCGGGTCAGATGCCTCACGCAGGCCAGCCTGAGGGTTATCACCGTGTCGTGGAGGGGCAGCCTGATGGCTCGACGCAGGTGAAGGATGTGCCGCCCGCCCAGCCGGTTTCTTTTGCGCAGATGCGAGCCAATGCTCAGCAGCCCCGGCAGGCGGCTGTGACCGCGGCGAGCGGAACCCCCGGGGCCACACCCAAACCGCGGGGGGATGAATTCGGTATGCTGCGACGGATGAAGGCCGAGGGCGTGACGCACGTCGGTTCCCAGCCGATTGACAAAATGATCCGCCTCTATGCCGGGACGGACAATGAAGGCGATGTCAAGCGCCTGGAGCGTTGGGTGAAGATGAACGGGCGCATCGGTGAAATCGACGCGGCTTTTGACTATGAGGGCGATGGCATGCACGCGGGCGTGCGTGACTCTCTGACCAAGGAGCGGGCGTTCCTGCAAAAAGCTCTTGATCGGCAAACGGCCAAGGCTGATCCGCGCCTGCGCCAGCGGTATGTGGACCTGACGAGGGATCCCACCCTTGGGGAAAAGGTGCATGCGGGGGCTTCCAACTTTGCCGAGGGGCTGGGCAACACTCTGGTGGACACGCTGGATTTTGCCGGGCGTCAAGTGGCTCGAGGCGCAAATGCGGTCGGGGCCGAGATCGACCTGAAGGACAATTACTACGCCAATTACATGCAGGCGATGCGCGAAGTGGCCGCCGAGTGGGGCCCGGATGTGCCCGATGCGGTCAGAAAGAAGCTTGAGGACGATTTTGTAACCGGTGACCTGTCGCAAGGGCTGGGGTCGGCAGCGGGATTCATGCTGCCGGGGGCTGCTGTCGGGCGATTGTCCAAGGTCGCCGGGCTCTCTGACAAGGCGATTAAGTTACTGACGCACGGGGCCGTGGCTGTGGAGGGTGCGGCTGTAAATGGCAATCAACTCTGGCATGAGGTGCTGGATGCCAACACGGAAATCATGCAGCGGGCCGAGTCAATGCTGGCCAATGAGCAGATCACGCAGCGCGATTACGACGCGATCATGGCCCAGGTTGAACGGCAGGCGGCTGGGGCTGAGGCGTGGGGCGCGGTGATTGGCACGACGGAGGCTATTCCGCTGGGCACGATTGCCGGGCGCTTGGCCAAAGTGCGTGGTGCAGATACGGTCGTCGGCAAGTACCTGAATAAAGTCGTGACCGAGGGAAAGACGCCTGCGGCCACCTGGATGAAAAAGCAGGGAGTTAAGGCATTAAAGGCATCCTTCGAAGGCACGGAAGAATTTACGCAGGAAGCGCTCTCTAACACGCTGAACAACCTGGTCGCCCGGGGTGACTTGCCGCTGGCCGATGGCTGGGACAAGGACCGCGAGATTTACGATATGCAGACGGTCGAGAGCGGGCAGGTCGGCTTTGTGACCGGTGCGTTGCTATCGGCAATTTCGCAGGCTTTGCCCGGGAAACAGCGTATCCGGAAAAAGCGCGAGGGAGCAGAAACGGGAAAGCCCGCCGAGGCAACCCCGCCCGCCGAGGGCCAGGCCGATCCTTTTACTCCGGCTGAAAACGCGCCGGAAGCGCCTGCCGGTAATGACACTGCGGTCCCGGCAGATGGCGATACGACAGCCCAACCGCCGCAGGGCGAGCAGGAGGCCACCGGCGGGCAGCAGCCGTCCTCTCCTGTTGATACCGACGAGGACATGAGCAACGACGGCGAGCTCCCGGCCAAGCGCTACTTCGCGCAGGCGCAAACGGCGGACGGCCAGACCGTCACGCTCGAATCGCTGGACAGCCCGATGGACATCAACCGTCAGGCGACCGAGCAGGGGCTGACGATTCAGGGCACGATCAAGTCAGAACTGGTTGAGCCGGACCCCGCTACGCAAGAAGTAGCTCCGGCGACGCAGGAAGTCGCTCAGTCAGAAATGGCGACGAACGAGCAGTCCGGCTTTGTCCCGGCGGTCGATCCGGCCACCCCGTCCGGGCGTCGCACGATTGCCATCGGGGAGGCTGTCGGGCTGTCTGAGCAGGGCCAGCGGGCGGTGAAGCAGGCGTTCGACATTGTGTTTCAGGAGCGCCCCGAACTGGCTGACAGCCTGAATGTGGAACTCGTGAGCGATGCTGACTTTAAGCAGCGGTTCGGGCAATCGTCAGCAGGAGTGCAGGTTGAGTCTGACGGCGACGGGGTGTCGATTGTGCTGAACCGCGAGCATCCCAGCATGCAGGGGGACAAGGCGGTAACGTCCGTCTTCCATGAAACGGGGCATGTGGTCGGACGGGCGCTTGATGGGTTTATCGCCGAGGAGTGGGGTAAGTTGTCGGCGCAGCAGCGCAAGGCGGCGGCAGCCCAGTACAGCCAGGCACTCTCCGAGATGCCGGAGGCGGAACTGGCCGACAGCTATCAGGCCCGGCAAGAGTGGTTCACCTACCAGTGGCACCGACTTGCGACCGGGGAAGTGAACGCCGCTCAATTGGCCAAAGAGGGCTACCCGAAGCAGTTTGTGCAAAAATTGCAACAACTGGTTGAGCAGTTCCGGGCACTGGTGAAAGACTGGATCGGGGACGCGAACCTTTCGACCGAAGCGCTGGACAAGCGGATTCGGGAAATTCTCGGGAACTACAAGAGCACCCTGGCGGAGCAGAATGCGCCCGCTGGCGAGCGACAGACGGGAAAGCCGTCAATGCGTGAGCCCAAGCCCGCCGCCAAACAGGCGGCTTCTTCCGTTTCTGGGCGCAAGCAGGTATCCCCCAAAGCGGGTAAGCCTTCTTCCACCTCAACCGCCATGAAAGAGCTTCGCTCGCCTGACAGCGCCGCTTCCAACGCGCCCTCTGCCAACGAGCCGACTACGATCCGGATTGCTCGCCAAAAGCTGCCGGATGTGATTATCGCGCACCCGTTGGCGACAGCGACCGCACACCCGGATTATAAGGCGGCGAAGTTGGGGGATATTGATGCGGCCTATCGACTGGCGAGGGATCTGGTTGACGATACGGTTATTGAGCGGGTTCGTGAAAGCCTGGGGAGCAATCTGGACTCGACGGTTATTGGGGTTCGAGCGCAAGAGGGGCAGGGTGACAACATGATTCCGCTGATGGTCGCTGATCGTCTGGCGCAGGCACTCGGGCTTGAGTTGGATTCTTCGATTTATCAGAGCAATCGCCCGGAGCGGACAAAGAAAGACGGGCTTGATCGGATATTCAGCCAGGTTGAGTTTGCCGGGCCAGTCGTAAAAGACGGGAAATACTTCATGGTGGACGATACCCTTTCGCAGGGCGGCACTTTTATGGGGTTGGCCTCGCACATCGAGGCCAACGGCGGAGAGGTCATCGGCGCATTTACGTTGACAGGGAAGCAATACAGCCGGAGATTGCAGCTTTCCGACCCCGTCCTCAAAAAAGTCCGCGAGAAGTATGGAGACCTCGAAGCCCAGTTCAGGCAAGCCACCGGTTACGGATTCGACGCCCTCAGCGAATCCGAAGCCCGCTATCTCGCGACGTTCAAACAGGCTGACCGCGTCCGAGATCGAATACTTGAGGAAGCGGACGCATCAAGCGCTGGCAAGGGCAAGGGAACTGGACGCGATGGAAGCAGCGAAGGCAGCGAAGGCGTAGCCCTTTTTGCGCCGTCGGACGGCATGACGGAGGAGCAACGGGCGGTTTACCAGCGGGTGAACGCCAGCCTTGAGGACAAGCGCAGCTATCGCCAGCGGTTCCTCGACTGGCGCAATCGCGTGCTGAACTACGACCTGTTCCGCGAAAAGGTGGTGGACGACCTGCACGGCATCCGCCGGATGGCGCGGGAAATTTACGGGGAGGGAGCCGATTTCCACCTCGATGCGATTGACCACCCCTGGAAGATGGCTCATCTGACGCGGGAACTGGGCGACATCATGAGCGCCTGGATGGAGCGCGGCACCTACCGCATGGAGAAATCCGGCGATATTTCCCACAACGAGAAGAGCAAGGGCTTTGCGCAGATCATCGAACCGCTCGAGGCTTACGAGCACAAGAACCCGGAGACGGGCAAGGCCGAGAAGCTGAACCTGTTGCCCTCGTGGGAGTCGTACGTGTCGGCCTACCGGGCCGACCGGCTGCTGGAAGAGGGGCGGGAGCATAATTTCGGGTTTGACCGGGCGGGCTACGATGCCGCGATTGCCGAGGGCAAGGATGTGGAGCCGATTCAATTCTGGGACGCCAAGCGGGCGCGTGAAGAGATAGACGCCGCCCTGAGCCTGGCCAAAACCTATCCGGTCCTCGAGAAGGTGCGCAAGGAATACGCGCAGTGGAACAAGGCCCTGCTCGACTTCGCGGAGTCCGCCGGGATCATCGATCCGGAGAAGCGCAAGCAGTGGGACAATCAGGATTATGTGCCGTTCTTCCGGGTGGCCGAAGAGGCGGAAGTTGAGGCCGAAATGGTGAGAACCGGCAAGGTGACCGGCCCCAAGGGGCGGGAAACCCTCCGCCACCGGATTTATCCCAAGCGGCTGAAGGGCGGCTTCGGACAAGTGGCAGTACTGGAGAACATCACGATGAACATGCAGTACCTGCTGCAATCCTCGCTGGTGAACCAGACCAAGCAGAAGGTGGCGGACCTGGGCGTGCGTGATAACCGCTTTATCGAGCGCGAGCCGGTGAAGCCGACCGCCTTCAAGACGGACAAGAAGGAACTGCTGACGCGGCTGGCGGAAGAGCGCTATGAAGAACTGAAAGCCGCCGGTGAACTCCCGGCCCGCTGGAAGGGCAAGAGCGACTTCGTCAAGAACATCGTAAGCCGAGCGATGGCCGGAGACTTCGCCGCGCTCGGCATTGACGCCGGGACGCTGGATGCGCAGATCAGCCTATGGCGGGCGCAGGCCCCGACCGCGCCCAACATCATGACGGTGATGGTTAAGGGCAAGCCGCAGTACTTCAAGGTGAACGATCCGATGCTACTGCGCTCGGTCATCGCCATGGGGCCGGAGAATTACAAGAAGTTTCTCGATAAGGTGCTCAAGTACCTGGGCATCCCCAAGAAGATACTGACCAACATGGTAACGCTGAATCCGGGGTTCTTCCTCGTGTCTAATCCGGCACGTGACACGGTGGCAGTCTGGGTACAGCAGCATCAGAAGATGAAGCTCGGCGTCGATGCGGCCAAGGGCTGGGCCGAGGCCATGAAAAAAGAGGGCCGTCTGGCCAATACTCTTTCAGGGGCCGGAGCAGGCGGGGGGACTTACCATGCGCTGACGACCAGCCAGGCGCGAAAAGCCATCGCGAAGATGACCAAGCGCCAGCGGCAGGCCTACCGGTCCAGTCTGCTGGACACGCCGCAGAAGGTGGGAGCGTTCTTTATGCGGCTCGTGCATGCCTCCGAGAACGCGAACCGCTATGCTGTGGCCAAGCGGGTGATGCAGGAGGGCAAGTCGAATCTGGAGGCCGCCTTCCAGGCCAAGGATGTCATCAATTTTACCTCGAAGGGCGGGAGTGTCGCCGTGCAAATCCTGACCCAGACGATTCCCTTCCTCAATGCCCGCATTCAGGGGCTTGAGCGGTTGGCCCGAGGCGGCAAAACTGCGCCCGGCAACCGGAAGCTGTTGGGGATGCGTCGCGAGTTTGCCACGCACGGACTGATGATTATGGGTGCGAGCATGATCCTGCTGGCGCTGAACTGGGATGATGAACGCTACTGGGAACTTCCCCAGTGGGAGCGCGAGCAGTACCACCACATTTTCATCGGCAAGGAGCATTTCCGCATCCCGAAGGCCTTTGAGGTGGGCGCGATTTTCTCGACCATCCCCGAACTGCTGATGTCTGAAGGCCATTCCAAGCAGGACAGCGACCTGACAGGCGGAATCAAGCGGATGATTACCAGCACCTTTGCCCTGGACTGGCCGCAGGTGGTCAAGCCGTTCGTGGAAATGTGGCAAAACCGCAAGTCGTTCACGGATGCGCCCATTCTCGGACTTGGAGACCAGTTCAAGCTGCCTGAAGACCAGTACAACGAGTTCACCAGCGAGACGGCGCGTGTCGTCGCCGACGCCATGCCCGACAATGCGCCCGAGTGGATGCGCAGCCCGAAGCGGCTGGAGGCCCTCTGGCAGGGATACACGGGGACGCTCGGCATGTATGCCATGGATATGTCCGACATGCTGGTGCGAAAAGCGGCAAACATGCCTGACTCGCCTGCCAAAAACTGGAAAGACTGGCCGGTGCTGTCGGGTATGGTTGGCCGATTCTGGCGCTCGGAGACTCCCCGCCCGAATCGCTACGTCGGGGAGTTCTACGACATGTACAACGTATTGCAGGAGGCTACCCAGCGGGCGGAATACTACCGCCGGGCGGGCAAGGTGGAACAACTCGGCAAGGTGATCGACGAAAACCTGCTGGTGCTGGACAACGAAACCGTCCTGAAGAACGCCTATGCTGACATCGCGGACATCCGCGAGGCGCAGCAAGACATCATGGCGGACCCGGTGATGAGCGCTGAAGACAAGAAAGCCGCCATGGACGAACTGACGCGCAAGCGGAATGAACTGGCGAAGCAGGCGGTGAAGGAAGTCGGCAACTGA
- a CDS encoding 6-phosphofructokinase, with amino-acid sequence MARKPKTKCIGILTSGGDCPGLNAAIRGVAKSAMHHGIKVLGVMDGFRGLVENRFVHLEDAQVSGILTLGGTLLGTSRDKPHKMPMGDQVLDMTEVAVANAKAQQIDCLVCLGGNGTQKNALRMQKAGLNVLTLPKTIDNDVAETDVSFGFDTAMNIATDAIDRLHTTATSHHRVIVCELMGHKAGWLALGAGVAGGADVVLIPEIPYDLNIVAEHLIERRKHNKRFSIIAVAEGAVSKAEATQSEEQREKKKQAKKKVAERKHKPGEPHLVQESLDSRIARELQQLTGLEARTTSLGHVQRGGSPSARDRLLCTLLGTTAGRLLAEGHYNKMVAVRGTQAVPVPLEKVAGVIKTVPRDHGWLEAAMLVETCLGDR; translated from the coding sequence ATGGCCCGTAAGCCGAAAACCAAGTGTATCGGCATTCTCACTTCTGGTGGGGATTGCCCGGGGTTAAACGCAGCCATCCGCGGAGTGGCCAAGTCCGCCATGCATCACGGGATCAAAGTCCTTGGCGTGATGGACGGTTTCCGCGGATTGGTCGAGAACCGCTTTGTGCATCTGGAGGATGCGCAGGTTTCCGGCATCCTGACGCTCGGAGGCACGCTTCTGGGGACCAGTCGGGACAAGCCGCACAAGATGCCGATGGGCGATCAGGTGCTGGACATGACCGAGGTCGCCGTGGCCAACGCCAAGGCGCAGCAGATCGACTGCCTGGTCTGCCTCGGGGGCAACGGCACCCAGAAAAACGCCCTGCGCATGCAGAAGGCCGGGCTGAACGTGCTCACCCTGCCCAAGACGATCGACAACGATGTGGCCGAGACGGATGTTTCCTTCGGCTTCGACACGGCGATGAACATCGCCACCGACGCGATTGACCGGCTCCACACAACCGCAACCAGCCATCACAGGGTCATCGTCTGCGAGCTCATGGGGCACAAGGCCGGCTGGCTTGCCCTCGGGGCAGGGGTCGCTGGTGGTGCCGATGTGGTGCTGATTCCCGAGATCCCCTATGATTTGAACATTGTAGCCGAGCACTTGATCGAGCGCCGCAAGCACAACAAGCGCTTTTCCATCATCGCCGTGGCCGAAGGGGCCGTTTCCAAGGCCGAGGCCACGCAGTCCGAGGAGCAGCGGGAGAAAAAGAAGCAGGCCAAGAAAAAGGTGGCCGAGCGCAAGCACAAGCCGGGCGAGCCGCATCTGGTGCAGGAATCACTCGACAGCCGCATCGCCCGCGAACTCCAGCAACTGACCGGATTGGAGGCGCGCACCACCTCCCTCGGCCACGTCCAGCGGGGTGGCTCCCCCTCCGCGCGCGACCGCCTGCTATGCACCCTGCTCGGGACGACGGCTGGCCGCCTGCTGGCCGAAGGCCATTATAACAAGATGGTCGCTGTCAGGGGCACACAGGCCGTGCCGGTGCCGCTGGAAAAAGTGGCCGGGGTCATCAAAACCGTTCCCCGCGATCACGGCTGGCTGGAGGCCGCCATGCTGGTTGAGACTTGCCTCGGGGATCGCTAG